A single Helianthus annuus cultivar XRQ/B unplaced genomic scaffold, HanXRQr2.0-SUNRISE HanXRQChr00c071, whole genome shotgun sequence DNA region contains:
- the LOC110930120 gene encoding glutaredoxin-C6, whose protein sequence is MQGLRSDAEFTLQLSPTTASPLAINISESTHTTIQRLITESPVVIFSRSDCYMCDVMKRLFYSIGVYPTVIELEEDEIADLAAFNCHGGGGDDVAPVVFIGGSFVGGLESLVAIHLSGCLVSRLVEIGVLQGVVL, encoded by the coding sequence ATGCAAGGCCTCCGCTCTGACGCCGAGTTCACCCTACAACTATCTCCCACCACCGCTTCCCCACTCGCAATCAACATATCCGAGTCAactcacacgacgatccaacgaCTCATAACCGAAAGCCCAGTTGTGATATTCAGCCGCTCAGACTGCTACATGTGTGATGTCATGAAACGTCTCTTTTATTCCATCGGTGTTTACCCCACTGTTATTGAACTGGAGGAGGATGAGATCGCTGATCTTGCTGCCTTTAACTGTCATGGTGGCGGTGGAGATGACGTGGCTCCGGTGGTGTTCATTGGTGGGAGTTTTGTTGGTGGGTTGGAGAGCCTTGTGGCAATTCATTTGAGTGGTTGTCTTGTTTCGAGGCTTGTGGAAATTGGAGTTCTTCAGGGTGTTGTGTTGTAA